The Methanococcoides methylutens MM1 genome has a window encoding:
- a CDS encoding MATE family Na+-driven efflux transporter, whose translation MNETIESIKRINLRLFLALLLTGLIPTVYTTVRIFFLGNLPNDWGINIASQLMWVNLLYEILQESLILPLYFILGKAISNTNEFTNRLKGSMIVVFSIYTALSVLISIFAEPMVVAMAQTPELVNATVSYIRLETIAYIFLTMWKFIMLILLLIGRDKLIYIVLAVQMILTMLLDTLFISELDFSLNLGVNGIAITNIIVNIILLAVFLILLKNNENIDIFQKSRISFSWLKQWKVIAGYSGLETLVRNIAFMFMVVRMVNIISEPGTFWVTNSFIWGWLLLPVLQLSELIKSDCSKSEENITRNFRGYMGITTIIIAAWLVTIPLWEPFIKNVMNMGNYEVVFHLVLISLPFYIIFAYNNLIDSIFYGIGKTEYMLFQSVLVNTIFYGALFILFQMGIYKPTLELITLMFAAGIAADSILTFVMYGYLSKKGKIVHKYGLEGSRVTN comes from the coding sequence GTGAACGAAACTATAGAATCAATCAAAAGAATTAACTTGCGTTTATTCTTAGCGCTCCTTTTGACCGGCTTGATACCAACAGTATACACGACTGTACGTATATTTTTCCTTGGAAATCTCCCGAATGATTGGGGAATAAATATCGCCTCACAGCTCATGTGGGTCAATCTTCTCTACGAAATATTACAGGAATCCCTGATTTTACCACTTTATTTCATACTTGGAAAAGCAATATCGAATACTAACGAGTTCACAAACCGCCTAAAGGGTAGCATGATAGTGGTATTCTCGATATACACCGCCCTTTCAGTGCTTATATCCATATTCGCAGAGCCGATGGTGGTGGCAATGGCACAAACCCCCGAGTTGGTGAATGCTACAGTCTCATACATACGTCTGGAAACGATAGCATATATCTTCTTGACAATGTGGAAGTTCATAATGCTCATACTTCTTCTAATAGGAAGAGACAAACTAATCTACATCGTGCTCGCAGTCCAAATGATCCTCACTATGCTATTGGATACATTGTTCATTTCAGAACTTGATTTTTCTCTGAACCTTGGAGTAAATGGTATCGCAATAACCAACATAATAGTAAACATAATCCTCCTGGCAGTCTTTTTGATCCTGCTCAAGAACAATGAGAATATAGACATATTCCAGAAAAGCAGAATCAGTTTTAGCTGGCTCAAACAATGGAAGGTAATTGCAGGTTATTCCGGTCTTGAGACGTTGGTACGAAATATAGCATTCATGTTTATGGTAGTGAGGATGGTAAATATCATCAGTGAACCAGGAACATTCTGGGTCACTAATAGCTTCATCTGGGGATGGTTACTGCTTCCGGTGCTACAACTGAGTGAACTGATAAAAAGTGATTGTTCTAAAAGCGAGGAGAATATTACCAGGAATTTCAGAGGATATATGGGAATCACAACCATAATAATTGCAGCATGGTTGGTGACAATACCACTATGGGAACCGTTCATCAAGAATGTAATGAATATGGGAAATTATGAAGTGGTATTCCACCTTGTATTAATATCACTACCATTCTACATCATATTCGCATACAACAACCTCATTGATTCAATATTTTATGGAATCGGGAAAACGGAATACATGTTGTTCCAATCCGTTTTAGTGAACACTATATTCTACGGTGCTCTTTTCATTCTTTTCCAGATGGGAATATACAAACCCACATTGGAATTGATCACATTGATGTTCGCAGCAGGAATAGCAGCAGACTCAATACTCACATTTGTGATGTACGGGTACCTATCTAAGAAAGGTAAAATCGTTCATAAATATGGGCTGGAGGGTTCGAGGGTCACAAATTAA
- a CDS encoding ferritin yields MISEKMTDALNTQINKEMYSAYLYMAMSAYSSNIGLNGFANWFMVQYQEEMLHAMKLYNYVSDQGAPIKLMQIDEPPQEFGTALDMLYATLEHEQFITKSINDLVDLAIEEKDHATHIFLQWYITEQIEEEGNDNEIIDKLKLAGEEGNGLFIIDKELSARVFNPPATVTDWTQIR; encoded by the coding sequence ATGATAAGTGAAAAGATGACAGATGCGCTTAACACGCAGATCAATAAGGAAATGTATTCCGCATATCTTTACATGGCAATGTCAGCTTACAGCTCTAACATCGGGCTTAACGGATTTGCGAACTGGTTCATGGTCCAGTACCAGGAAGAGATGCTACACGCCATGAAGCTCTACAACTATGTTAGCGATCAGGGAGCACCTATCAAACTCATGCAGATCGACGAACCACCACAGGAGTTCGGCACTGCACTGGACATGCTCTATGCAACCCTTGAACATGAGCAGTTCATCACAAAGTCCATCAACGACCTCGTGGACCTTGCTATAGAAGAAAAGGACCATGCAACCCACATCTTCCTCCAGTGGTACATCACCGAGCAGATCGAGGAAGAGGGCAATGACAATGAGATCATCGACAAGCTCAAACTTGCAGGCGAGGAAGGTAACGGCCTGTTCATTATCGACAAGGAACTCTCAGCAAGGGTATTCAACCCGCCTGCAACAGTAACCGACTGGACACAGATCAGGTGA
- a CDS encoding carboxymuconolactone decarboxylase family protein, translated as MTGNTEEVKQVKGSMPKAIKMAKEMDDDFGQGLAGFYKAIWKDREDGLSMKNKHLMVFAIACSKNNTNSAKKILVKLKKHGATRAEVLDAMMMAAWTGGIQNFTDISTDVLPEMDKLGY; from the coding sequence ATGACAGGAAACACAGAAGAAGTAAAGCAGGTAAAAGGCTCCATGCCAAAAGCCATCAAGATGGCAAAGGAAATGGACGATGACTTCGGCCAGGGACTTGCAGGGTTCTACAAAGCCATCTGGAAGGACAGGGAAGACGGGCTTTCAATGAAGAACAAGCACCTCATGGTTTTCGCCATAGCATGTTCAAAGAACAACACCAATAGTGCCAAGAAGATCCTCGTGAAACTCAAGAAGCACGGTGCTACAAGGGCAGAGGTTCTGGACGCAATGATGATGGCAGCATGGACCGGGGGCATCCAGAACTTTACTGACATCAGCACTGATGTGCTGCCTGAGATGGATAAACTTGGTTATTAA
- the ahbC gene encoding 12,18-didecarboxysiroheme deacetylase: MIGISKLYCGTVEPSDALRYGRDSKRLPSHLLQFAKDKKPVVVWNVTRRCNLRCVHCYAQSKDIDYKDELTTEQGKELINDLAEFGSPVVLFSGGEPLMRKDLPELAEYAISKGLRAVISTNGTLIDEEMAKTLKKIGLSYVGISIDGVRETNDKFRGMKGAFDAAMAGLRNCQREGIKVGLRFTINKQNVADIPAIFDMLEEENIPRICFYHLVYAGRGTKIIDDDLSLEDSRKTVDLIMDRTKQLHDKGLPVEVLTVDNHCDGPYIYMRLAEENPERADEVYELLQMNRGNSTGIGFGCVSWDGSVHPDQFWRHYTFGNVKERKFSEIWTDLDDELMSGLKDRKPLIKENADRCAKCKWFDVCNGNFRVRAEAVYGNVWADDPACYLTKEEIGYYDD, translated from the coding sequence ATGATAGGAATCTCAAAACTCTATTGCGGGACCGTTGAACCATCAGACGCCCTTCGTTACGGGCGTGATTCAAAACGACTTCCTTCACACCTGCTGCAATTCGCAAAGGACAAGAAGCCTGTTGTTGTCTGGAACGTGACCAGGCGCTGCAACCTTCGCTGTGTTCACTGCTATGCACAATCAAAGGACATTGATTACAAGGACGAACTTACCACCGAGCAGGGCAAGGAACTGATCAATGACCTTGCAGAGTTCGGTTCACCGGTGGTCCTTTTCTCAGGAGGCGAACCGCTGATGCGCAAGGATCTTCCTGAGCTTGCCGAATACGCGATCTCCAAAGGACTGCGTGCGGTGATCTCCACCAATGGTACTCTTATCGACGAGGAAATGGCAAAGACGCTCAAGAAGATCGGTCTTTCCTATGTGGGTATTTCCATTGATGGTGTGCGTGAGACCAACGATAAGTTTCGTGGCATGAAAGGTGCTTTCGATGCTGCAATGGCTGGTCTTCGCAACTGCCAGAGAGAAGGCATCAAGGTGGGACTGCGTTTTACCATTAACAAGCAGAATGTAGCTGACATTCCTGCGATATTCGATATGCTCGAGGAAGAGAACATCCCTCGCATCTGTTTCTATCATCTGGTCTATGCCGGAAGGGGTACCAAGATCATCGATGATGACCTCTCACTGGAAGACAGCCGCAAGACGGTGGACCTGATCATGGACCGCACAAAGCAGCTTCATGACAAGGGATTGCCTGTTGAGGTCCTGACAGTGGACAACCACTGTGACGGTCCGTACATCTACATGAGGCTGGCAGAGGAGAACCCTGAGCGTGCAGATGAGGTTTACGAGCTTCTGCAGATGAACCGTGGTAATTCCACAGGCATCGGCTTTGGCTGTGTTTCATGGGATGGTTCAGTACACCCTGACCAGTTCTGGAGACACTACACCTTCGGCAATGTGAAGGAAAGGAAGTTCAGTGAGATCTGGACAGACCTTGACGATGAGCTTATGTCAGGTCTTAAGGACAGGAAGCCTCTCATCAAGGAAAATGCCGACAGGTGTGCAAAGTGCAAGTGGTTCGATGTCTGCAACGGCAATTTCCGTGTACGGGCTGAGGCTGTGTACGGCAATGTCTGGGCAGATGACCCTGCATGTTACCTGACAAAGGAAGAGATCGGTTATTACGACGACTAA
- a CDS encoding uroporphyrinogen-III synthase, with translation MDATDRKPVIAIMRPQGYVSGSRKLAESFGFDVVAVPMIELEAMKDEYFDEFTENVFSRRSDYVIFTSANGIDFTLDKIPEDRRDEFIEALNETKVIAIGPTTRKQLEKLGVDVLGMPGVYSSEGLVEYLCPDVKGKNIDTARSAYGSTLLITGLRDCGANVLETKVYTLTMPKGPLQEELITRSLNREIDVFAFTSSMMVRSFFDQAGSMGAGEEIREVLADSLVAAIGIPTANTLKEHGVEVNVTPDEYTFKEILRVAKEALENN, from the coding sequence ATGGATGCAACTGATCGTAAGCCTGTAATTGCAATCATGAGACCTCAGGGATATGTGTCAGGTTCCCGAAAACTTGCGGAATCCTTTGGTTTCGACGTAGTGGCCGTTCCCATGATCGAGCTTGAGGCCATGAAGGATGAGTACTTCGACGAGTTCACAGAGAATGTATTCTCACGCAGGTCCGATTATGTGATATTTACAAGTGCCAATGGCATTGATTTCACTCTGGACAAGATCCCGGAGGACAGGCGTGATGAATTCATCGAAGCTCTCAACGAGACCAAAGTGATCGCAATCGGCCCGACCACCCGCAAACAGCTGGAAAAGCTTGGTGTGGATGTTCTGGGCATGCCTGGAGTCTACAGCTCGGAAGGATTGGTGGAATACCTCTGTCCTGATGTGAAAGGCAAGAACATCGATACTGCAAGGAGTGCTTACGGTTCAACACTGCTGATCACCGGCCTCAGGGATTGCGGTGCTAACGTGCTTGAGACAAAGGTCTATACCCTGACCATGCCAAAGGGACCACTTCAGGAGGAGCTTATTACCAGAAGCCTCAACAGGGAGATCGATGTCTTTGCATTTACAAGCTCCATGATGGTACGCAGTTTCTTCGATCAGGCAGGATCAATGGGAGCAGGCGAGGAGATCAGGGAAGTCCTTGCAGATTCACTTGTGGCTGCCATCGGCATTCCAACCGCCAATACCCTGAAGGAACATGGGGTTGAAGTGAACGTCACACCTGATGAATACACTTTCAAGGAAATTCTCAGGGTTGCTAAGGAAGCACTTGAGAACAACTAA